The Rhododendron vialii isolate Sample 1 chromosome 8a, ASM3025357v1 genome has a window encoding:
- the LOC131298824 gene encoding EIN3-binding F-box protein 1-like yields the protein MDGILCDEVLEEVFRRLPFPSSAAEVSLVSKRWLRLCRSSMSDVSLCLSVDNCTAPSLSSFLSYFPHLSFLKITTVTLRSDGGDISGFRYRILSPDDISAFADQILLSVASSCPKLTGLRLQSGPVSLFPLLSLSTSCPHLTSLDITLSRPFSFHWLVFLHSLRKLALSFCPIPGKFKHVDAASKGSFDDAELKLETLSLSHIPHGDYGFDWLWKSCKNLKKLQLCDCQGIGNGMSLSSFVNCLKGLQEVELTTCRPIVDEILTILAENCASLSSLLVYNGGGREGLRHFITQSRLNLRKLDLCLPHDLRDNHLLAVAEKFRGLSSLRLDSCYRVTGEGLKAMVLAMSDKLEELALINCNMKPGLLTTLGHSFTNLKILDLSYNDMLAEEEFILMLALFNCLRELKVRGCRGLTIVSVVSMFKRCKQLESVDIMNCPQIEAKAVELFVLNCLQLRQIHVEESKLSDVSRSWASKKFIEVIFDE from the coding sequence atggacggAATCCTGTGCGACGAGGTCCTAGAAGAAGTCTTCCGCCGCCTCCCTTTTCCCTCCTCCGCCGCCGAAGTCTCCCTCGTCTCCAAGCGGTGGCTACGCCTCTGCCGCTCTTCCATGTCCGacgtctctctctgtctctccgtTGACAATTGTACGGCCCCGTCCCtctcctctttcctctcttACTTCCCTCACCTCTCCTTCCTCAAAATCACCACCGTCACCTTACGCAGCGACGGCGGCGACATCTCGGGCTTTCGCTATCGGATCCTCTCCCCCGACGACATCTCGGCTTTCGCCGACCAGATCCTCCTCTCCGTCGCCTCGTCCTGTCCCAAGCTGACAGGTCTCCGTCTCCAGTCTGGGCCagtctctctcttccctctgCTGTCTCTCTCTACCTCATGCCCTCACCTCACCTCTCTCGACATTACCCTATCTAGACCCTTCTCTTTCCACTGGCTCGTCTTCTTGCACTCTCTTCGAAAACTCGCCCTCAGTTTCTGCCCCATCCCTGGCAAATTCAAACACGTCGATGCTGCTTCGAAAGGGAGCTTCGACGATGCTGAACTGAAATTAGAAACCCTATCTTTGTCTCATATTCCACATGGCGATTACGGTTTTGATTGGCTATGGAAAAGCTGTAAAAACCTTAAGAAACTGCAGCTATGCGACTGCCAAGGAATTGGCAATGGTATGTCACTTTCATCGTTTGTTAATTGCTTAAAAGGCCTCCAAGAAGTGGAATTGACGACTTGTAGACCCATAGTTGATGAAATTTTAACGATATTGGCTGAGAATTGTGCATCTTTAAGCTCTCTATTGGTCTATAATGGTGGCGGTAGAGAGGGATTACGTCATTTCATTACTCAGAGTCGTCTTAATTTGCGAAAACTGGATTTATGTTTACCTCATGACCTCCGAGACAATCACTTGTTGGCCGTGGCTGAGAAGTTCAGGGGTTTGTCGTCTCTTCGGTTAGATAGTTGTTATCGTGTTACTGGTGAAGGGCTTAAGGCTATGGTGTTAGCCATGAGTGATAAGCTTGAAGAATTGGCTTTGATAAATTGCAACATGAAACCTGGATTGTTGACCACTTTAGGACACAGTTTTACAAATTTGAAGATTTTGGACTTGTCTTATAATGACATGTTGGCGGAAGAAGAGTTTATATTGATGCTTGCgttgtttaattgtttgagGGAATTGAAGGTGAGGGGGTGTAGAGGGTTGACAATTGTGTCTGTGGTTTCGATGTTTAAGAGATGTAAGCAGTTGGAGAGTGTAGATATAATGAATTGTCCTCAGATTGAGGCAAAGGCTGTTgagttatttgttttgaattgtttgCAGTTGAGGCAGATACATGTTGAAGAAAGCAAGCTTTCAGATGTTTCCAG